Proteins co-encoded in one Gossypium arboreum isolate Shixiya-1 chromosome 11, ASM2569848v2, whole genome shotgun sequence genomic window:
- the LOC108471666 gene encoding uncharacterized protein LOC108471666: protein MDARILQLKAAIYSAKIVTDSPLYETPWDLFDEYLEDKPRVFNAMFPHKHSIQQLYEYRRFQLYHHLPTPSTIIEISDIETARNQFGIIWIEHIVQDEWRIKMMPLKVVALKVWQVIDFRLKCKYPLQVPSDITKLLEVQLTRCELQGLDKVIDSSSHFALGVKARLYPDRRGNKSRIRGDCEINIRLVFPPTFTFIPGGAIRDILVKGVMAEIGERIKVGADDSLLADYRNFRKERSDNRRNYFTKI from the exons ATGGATGCACGGATTTTGCAGT TAAAGGCAGCTATTTATTCTGCAAAAATAGTCACTGATAGTCCCCTTTATGAGACTCCTTGG GATTTGTTTGACGAGTATTTGGAGGATAAACCCAGAGTTTTCAATGCCATGTTTCCTCACAAACATAGTATCCAACAGCTTTATGAG TACAGAAGATTTCAATTGTATCATCATTTACCTACACCATCAACAATTATAGAGATTTCAGATATTGAAACAGCTAGAAATCAGTTTGGTATAATTTGGATTGAACATATAGTGCAGGATGAATGGAGGATTAAGATGATGCCCTTAAAGGTGGTGGCCCTAAAGGTGTGGCAAGTAATTGACTTTAGGTTGAAATGCAAATACCCACTCCAAGTTCCATCGGATATCAcaaaacttcttgaggttcaGTTG ACAAGATGTGAACTACAAGGGCTTGACAAAGTAATTGACTCATCATCGCATTTCGCACTTGGTGTGAAAGCAAGATTATACCCTGATAGAAGAGGCAACAAAAGCCGGATTAGGGGTGACTGTGAGATCAACATTAGGCTTGTTTTTCCGCCCACTTTCACTTTCATACCGGGTGGCGCCATTCGCGACATTCTTGTCAAAGGG GTAATGGCAGAGATAGGTGAAAGGATAAAGGTGGGTGCTGATGATAGCTTGCTTGCAGATTATAGAAATTTCAGAAAAGAGAGATCAGATAACCGCCGGAACtacttcaccaaaatttaa